Proteins encoded within one genomic window of Novosphingobium sp. 9U:
- the tsaD gene encoding tRNA (adenosine(37)-N6)-threonylcarbamoyltransferase complex transferase subunit TsaD, whose amino-acid sequence MTTVLGIESSCDETAAALVTDGRVILAQRIASQDDAHRPYGGVVPEIAARAHAERLTPLIEATLADAGMTLADVDAIAATAGPGLIGGVMVGLVTAKALAMASDKPLIAVNHLEGHALSPRLADEALAYPYLLLLVSGGHCQLLLVEGVGKYRRLATTIDDALGEAFDKTAKLLGLGYPGGPAVERLAREGDARKVPLPRPLVGSAEPHFSFAGLKSAVMRAKMAIDASTCTDADIAASFQQAAIDCLLDRTRRALAASGQVTALVVAGGVAANTAIRSALQALADAHGLPFVAPPLALCTDNAAMIAWAGVERLGQSDPLDTPARPRWPLDPSAEAVRGAGVKA is encoded by the coding sequence ATGACGACGGTATTGGGGATCGAAAGCTCGTGCGACGAGACGGCGGCGGCGCTCGTCACCGACGGGCGCGTGATCCTGGCCCAGCGCATCGCCTCGCAGGACGACGCGCACCGGCCCTACGGCGGTGTCGTGCCCGAGATTGCCGCAAGGGCACATGCCGAGCGGCTGACCCCGCTGATCGAAGCTACTTTGGCGGATGCGGGCATGACGCTGGCTGACGTGGATGCGATCGCGGCGACTGCAGGTCCCGGGCTGATCGGCGGCGTGATGGTCGGACTTGTCACGGCCAAGGCGCTGGCGATGGCGAGTGACAAGCCGCTGATCGCAGTCAATCACCTGGAAGGTCACGCCCTCTCTCCACGCCTGGCGGATGAGGCGCTGGCCTATCCGTATCTGCTGCTGCTGGTGTCGGGCGGACATTGCCAGCTGCTGCTGGTCGAGGGCGTGGGCAAGTACCGCCGGCTCGCCACGACCATCGATGACGCGCTGGGCGAAGCGTTCGACAAGACCGCCAAGCTGCTCGGGCTCGGCTATCCCGGCGGACCGGCGGTAGAGCGTCTCGCGCGCGAGGGCGATGCGAGGAAGGTGCCACTTCCCCGGCCGCTGGTCGGGAGCGCGGAGCCGCACTTCTCCTTCGCCGGCCTGAAGAGTGCAGTCATGCGCGCGAAGATGGCGATTGACGCGAGCACCTGCACCGATGCCGATATCGCCGCTTCGTTCCAGCAAGCCGCGATCGACTGCCTCCTCGACCGCACCCGCCGTGCCCTCGCTGCGAGCGGGCAGGTGACTGCGCTCGTGGTCGCGGGCGGCGTGGCGGCCAACACCGCGATCCGCTCGGCACTCCAGGCGTTGGCGGATGCGCATGGGTTGCCGTTCGTCGCGCCGCCGCTTGCCTTGTGCACCGATAATGCGGCGATGATCGCATGGGCCGGCGTGGAACGCCTCGGACAGTCGGACCCGCTCGACACGCCGGCGCGGCCACGCTGGCCGCTCGATCCCTCGGCTGAAGCCGTGCGCGGTGCAGGAGTGAAGGCATGA
- a CDS encoding NAD(P)H-dependent glycerol-3-phosphate dehydrogenase: MTGQVGVVGAGAWGTALAQALASDGSEVLLWAREPDLVREINTERRNRPYLPSATLAPTIHATQDLGELANLAVLLIVVPAQFLASVIAQLPAGTRDLVLCAKGIEAGSGRLMAEVAADADSKARLAVLSGPTFAHEVAAGLPTAVTLACSGGQAQWDRLAPLIARPALRPYYSDDVVGAEVGGAVKNVLAIACGVVEGMNLGQNARAAVIARGYAEMLRFGLARGARGETLAGLCGLGDLVLTCSSTSSRNFSLGLALGQGLTAVEALTGKSSVAEGAATAPVLAQLAAREGVAMPIVEGVCRLLSGESPASAVVADILSRPLKAELEADRKTSGPAA, translated from the coding sequence ATGACCGGACAAGTCGGCGTCGTTGGTGCAGGCGCCTGGGGCACGGCCCTGGCGCAGGCGCTCGCCAGCGACGGCAGCGAGGTGCTGCTGTGGGCCCGAGAGCCCGATCTGGTCCGCGAGATCAACACCGAGCGGCGCAACAGGCCCTACCTGCCGAGCGCCACATTGGCGCCGACGATCCACGCCACGCAGGACCTGGGAGAGCTCGCCAATCTAGCGGTGCTGCTGATCGTCGTGCCTGCACAGTTCCTCGCCTCGGTCATCGCGCAGCTGCCCGCGGGCACGCGAGACCTGGTGCTCTGCGCCAAGGGCATCGAGGCGGGCAGCGGCCGGCTCATGGCCGAAGTCGCTGCCGACGCCGATTCGAAGGCCCGGCTGGCCGTGCTATCCGGGCCGACTTTCGCGCACGAAGTCGCTGCCGGGCTGCCGACCGCGGTGACGCTCGCGTGCTCTGGCGGACAGGCGCAATGGGACCGGCTGGCGCCGCTGATCGCGCGGCCGGCGCTTCGTCCGTACTACTCGGACGACGTCGTCGGGGCCGAAGTCGGTGGCGCCGTGAAGAACGTGCTCGCCATCGCCTGCGGCGTGGTGGAGGGTATGAACCTCGGGCAGAACGCCCGCGCCGCGGTAATCGCGCGCGGCTATGCCGAAATGCTGCGCTTCGGCCTTGCACGCGGAGCACGGGGCGAGACGCTGGCCGGCTTGTGCGGCCTCGGCGACCTGGTGCTAACGTGCTCCTCCACTTCCAGCCGCAACTTCTCGCTGGGCCTCGCGCTCGGCCAGGGGCTGACCGCGGTCGAAGCACTGACCGGCAAGAGCAGCGTCGCCGAGGGTGCAGCGACCGCGCCGGTGCTCGCCCAACTCGCAGCGCGCGAAGGCGTGGCCATGCCGATCGTCGAGGGTGTCTGCCGGCTGCTCAGCGGTGAAAGTCCGGCGAGTGCCGTCGTCGCCGACATCCTCTCGCGCCCGCTCAAGGCCGAGCTCGAGGCCGATCGGAAGACATCGGGGCCCGCTGCTTGA
- a CDS encoding lipopolysaccharide biosynthesis protein yields MRLAARIPFLFIAGRAPGYGPAALGVFASALVLIELTAMLCTLGEKRGLAQRLSESDEHPANLIADGSLVALVASCAVALGFWLFPAPLFPGGNYTWIDRLMVLAIPPLALTEIWLAALAYRFDVAATVRARAVVEPWTISIVAGIMALVAPRSGLAVAYLASVYAAAIAAFVPFLRAYGRPQNWRPSLRNMGKLTWRSLPIATADAIEWGTRRLDIFILGLFAAPSAVGVYYVAQQIASLPQKLKTSFEPILGPVITRNLKTRDYAAIGRQVRQVGFWILAAQLGIAMALCIPGEGVMGLIGPQFVGGTGALAFLLAAEVVAATAVVSEAALIYVARIRNLVVSLLTVVLQALVTVGGILLMQELGYNELFQAAAAALGLALALGFASLVKSHILAGILAESINNWRWALVLAVVPAGLVGWAATRFLPEWAELAFGIPAILAVYFGVLWRRAFGPEDRVLFQKSSAPA; encoded by the coding sequence ATGCGCCTGGCCGCGCGCATCCCATTCCTGTTCATCGCCGGTCGCGCTCCTGGATACGGCCCAGCCGCGCTGGGCGTGTTCGCCTCGGCGCTGGTGCTGATCGAATTGACGGCCATGCTGTGCACGCTGGGCGAAAAGCGCGGGCTGGCGCAGCGCCTGTCGGAATCGGACGAGCATCCTGCCAACCTGATCGCAGATGGCTCGCTGGTAGCGCTGGTCGCCTCCTGCGCGGTGGCGCTGGGGTTCTGGCTGTTCCCTGCGCCGCTGTTCCCGGGCGGCAACTACACCTGGATCGATCGGCTGATGGTGCTGGCGATCCCGCCGCTCGCCCTGACCGAGATCTGGCTGGCTGCTCTCGCCTACCGATTCGATGTCGCCGCCACCGTGCGGGCTCGCGCCGTCGTGGAGCCCTGGACGATTTCGATCGTGGCCGGGATCATGGCCCTTGTCGCGCCTCGGAGCGGCCTCGCCGTGGCCTACCTCGCGTCGGTCTACGCCGCTGCGATCGCTGCCTTCGTACCGTTCCTGCGGGCCTATGGCCGCCCGCAGAACTGGCGGCCGTCGCTCAGGAACATGGGCAAGCTCACCTGGCGCAGCCTGCCGATCGCCACGGCCGACGCGATCGAGTGGGGCACGCGCCGGCTCGACATCTTCATCCTGGGCCTGTTCGCGGCGCCAAGTGCCGTCGGCGTCTACTACGTCGCCCAGCAGATCGCCTCGCTGCCTCAGAAGCTCAAGACCAGCTTTGAGCCGATCCTCGGCCCCGTCATCACTCGCAACCTCAAGACGCGCGACTATGCCGCCATCGGGCGCCAGGTGCGCCAGGTCGGCTTCTGGATCCTGGCGGCGCAGCTCGGCATTGCGATGGCCCTTTGCATCCCGGGCGAAGGCGTGATGGGCCTGATCGGGCCGCAGTTCGTCGGCGGTACGGGAGCCCTCGCCTTCCTGCTCGCAGCCGAGGTCGTCGCCGCCACCGCGGTGGTGAGCGAAGCGGCGCTGATCTACGTCGCGCGGATCCGCAATCTGGTGGTCTCGCTGCTGACCGTGGTGCTCCAGGCGCTGGTCACCGTCGGCGGCATCCTGCTGATGCAGGAGCTGGGCTACAACGAGCTGTTCCAGGCCGCCGCGGCGGCGCTGGGCCTGGCATTGGCGCTGGGGTTCGCCTCGCTGGTCAAGTCGCACATCCTCGCCGGCATTCTTGCCGAGTCGATCAACAACTGGCGTTGGGCACTCGTCCTGGCAGTGGTGCCGGCGGGGCTCGTGGGCTGGGCGGCGACGCGCTTCCTGCCCGAGTGGGCCGAGCTCGCTTTCGGCATCCCCGCGATCCTGGCGGTCTACTTCGGCGTCCTGTGGCGGCGCGCCTTCGGGCCCGAAGATCGCGTGCTGTTCCAGAAGTCTTCCGCCCCGGCTTGA
- a CDS encoding TetR/AcrR family transcriptional regulator, whose amino-acid sequence MAAVVSEADLKASAAGRRMGAKSSETRSFLLDSAETIMREEGYAAVTSRQLAKAAQMSPQIVYYYFRTMDDLFEALFLRFAEVLHAALEEAAQHDEPILAMWKLSSDPSRATIVTEFLALANHRKGIAAVIAQFGVRYQARQAEIIAETLDRRGIKLAGWTPQRLATVLENLARSFLLGANFDMPGHHDTHAFVTEWLAQTLSGKPDA is encoded by the coding sequence TTGGCCGCGGTAGTCAGCGAGGCCGATCTGAAGGCGAGTGCGGCCGGCCGGCGCATGGGGGCAAAGTCGTCCGAGACGCGCTCGTTCCTGCTGGACAGCGCCGAGACCATCATGCGCGAAGAGGGCTATGCCGCCGTCACCTCGCGCCAGTTGGCCAAGGCGGCACAGATGTCACCGCAGATCGTCTACTACTATTTCCGCACCATGGACGACCTGTTCGAGGCGCTGTTCCTGCGCTTCGCCGAAGTCCTGCACGCCGCCCTGGAAGAGGCGGCCCAGCATGACGAACCGATCCTGGCGATGTGGAAGCTCAGTTCCGATCCGTCGCGCGCCACCATCGTCACCGAGTTCCTGGCGCTGGCCAACCATCGCAAGGGGATCGCGGCGGTAATTGCGCAGTTCGGCGTGCGCTATCAGGCGCGCCAGGCGGAGATCATCGCGGAGACATTGGATCGGCGCGGCATCAAGTTGGCTGGCTGGACGCCGCAACGCTTGGCGACGGTGCTGGAGAACCTGGCGCGCAGCTTCCTGCTCGGCGCGAACTTTGACATGCCGGGCCACCACGACACGCACGCGTTCGTAACCGAGTGGCTGGCGCAGACGCTTTCCGGCAAGCCTGACGCCTGA
- a CDS encoding carboxymuconolactone decarboxylase family protein, which translates to MLPPDPPARMPPIRPDEIGPEARAFLDKWSGGFFKDADQHPVLLTFAHNPALADVFSAFNIHVLTTSTLPVKQRQIAIMRLAWLTKATSMWSSHLNTSVLCGLDPEMYGPIQVGASDPYFTPFERTVILATEELIESSTLSDATWAALSAEWDNAQMLDFLFAIGCYTTVAYMMKATAIPRMPDLLALAKKYGAPA; encoded by the coding sequence ATGCTGCCACCAGACCCACCCGCGCGCATGCCGCCGATCCGCCCGGACGAGATCGGCCCCGAGGCACGCGCGTTCCTGGACAAGTGGAGCGGCGGCTTCTTCAAGGACGCCGACCAGCATCCGGTGCTGCTGACCTTCGCGCACAATCCTGCGCTCGCCGACGTGTTCTCGGCCTTCAACATCCACGTGCTCACCACCAGCACCTTGCCGGTGAAGCAGCGGCAGATCGCGATCATGCGGCTCGCCTGGCTGACCAAGGCGACCTCCATGTGGTCCAGCCACCTCAACACGAGCGTCCTGTGCGGGCTCGATCCCGAGATGTACGGGCCGATCCAGGTCGGCGCCTCCGATCCCTACTTCACGCCGTTCGAGCGCACGGTGATCCTGGCGACCGAGGAACTGATCGAGTCCTCAACGCTCAGCGATGCCACTTGGGCCGCACTCAGCGCCGAGTGGGACAATGCCCAGATGCTCGACTTCCTGTTTGCGATCGGCTGCTACACGACAGTCGCCTACATGATGAAGGCGACAGCCATTCCCCGCATGCCCGACCTGCTGGCACTGGCGAAGAAGTACGGCGCGCCCGCGTAG
- a CDS encoding sterol desaturase family protein, with product MQATWLDALANDYHWGLSAVTLVSIFAVNFVLAKLVLLVPVFRTEDARNRKAYADKMAKPNYAANQKWNRKWGGIFVAVIFAAIMPFCLTAQPQPWWQVLVDMVVILMVYDFVYYLTHRFAFHDANGRQGPLTWMHAVHHRQHNPCRGDSSYIHPLEVAIGLSLYIGTIFALSRFMGDFHVVTVVATWIVFSQVNLHNHDLWESDRFPFRYLNHAAEMHHNHHAKFTGGNFATITLLYDWMFGTLDYGDEHRARIKAKAKRAETKALEERAAA from the coding sequence ATGCAGGCGACTTGGCTGGACGCGCTGGCGAACGATTATCACTGGGGATTGTCGGCGGTGACGCTGGTGTCGATCTTCGCGGTGAACTTCGTCCTTGCCAAGTTGGTGCTGCTGGTGCCGGTCTTCCGCACCGAGGATGCGCGCAACCGCAAGGCCTACGCCGACAAGATGGCGAAACCCAATTACGCGGCCAACCAGAAATGGAACCGCAAGTGGGGCGGTATCTTCGTTGCGGTGATCTTTGCAGCGATCATGCCCTTCTGTCTGACCGCGCAGCCGCAGCCCTGGTGGCAGGTCCTGGTCGACATGGTCGTGATTTTGATGGTCTACGACTTCGTCTACTACCTGACGCACCGTTTCGCTTTTCACGACGCCAACGGCCGGCAAGGGCCGCTGACCTGGATGCATGCCGTGCACCACCGCCAGCACAATCCCTGCCGCGGGGACTCCAGCTACATCCACCCGTTGGAGGTCGCGATCGGGCTGAGCTTGTACATCGGGACGATCTTCGCGCTGTCTCGCTTCATGGGCGACTTCCACGTGGTGACGGTGGTCGCGACCTGGATCGTGTTCTCGCAGGTCAACCTGCACAACCATGACTTGTGGGAGAGCGATCGCTTTCCGTTCCGCTACCTGAATCACGCGGCGGAGATGCACCACAACCACCACGCCAAGTTCACCGGCGGCAACTTCGCCACGATCACGCTGCTCTACGACTGGATGTTCGGCACGCTCGATTACGGTGATGAGCATCGCGCCCGGATCAAGGCCAAGGCCAAGCGTGCGGAGACCAAGGCGCTGGAGGAGCGAGCCGCGGCCTGA
- a CDS encoding RsmB/NOP family class I SAM-dependent RNA methyltransferase, producing the protein MDIPGLPARRAALNLIDAVLRRGETLEQAGSSALARVRGDADRALARAIASEALRWRADLDALIDGATHQVLPDDAKARAVLEIMLAQVLRLETPAHAVIATGLPLLMGGPRRLAHGVFSTLMKGGAELPEVPTLPPGVAERWGERAADIAQGLAVPPPLDVTLREPGATAEWADRLGGTSFAPGHVRLPRGASIESLPGYREGAWWVQDLAASLPARLLGPGEGRRVLDLCAAPGGKTLQLAAAGWQVTALDVSKRRLERLRDNLDRTGLSAQVVTADARTWEPDGAYDAILLDAPCSATGTCRRHPDVLHRIGARQIVEMTELQDALLQRASGWLASGGTLVYAVCSLEPEEGEARAMGVALTPNPIAADELPQGLTPGGEGWVRTDPGMLREVGGLDGFFIARWTKP; encoded by the coding sequence ATGGACATACCCGGCCTTCCGGCGCGCCGCGCCGCGCTCAACCTGATCGATGCGGTGCTGCGCCGGGGCGAGACCCTGGAGCAGGCGGGCAGCTCGGCGCTGGCGCGCGTGCGTGGCGATGCCGATCGTGCGCTCGCCCGCGCGATCGCCTCGGAAGCCCTGCGCTGGCGCGCCGATCTCGATGCGCTGATCGACGGCGCTACGCACCAGGTGCTGCCCGACGATGCCAAGGCACGCGCGGTGCTGGAGATCATGCTGGCGCAAGTGCTGCGGCTGGAGACGCCCGCCCATGCGGTGATCGCCACCGGATTGCCGCTGCTGATGGGTGGGCCGCGGCGGCTGGCGCATGGCGTGTTCTCGACGCTGATGAAGGGCGGCGCCGAGCTGCCCGAAGTACCGACATTGCCGCCCGGTGTCGCCGAGCGCTGGGGTGAGCGGGCCGCCGACATCGCCCAAGGCCTGGCCGTGCCGCCCCCGCTCGACGTGACCTTGCGTGAGCCTGGGGCAACCGCCGAGTGGGCCGACCGGCTGGGCGGAACCTCGTTTGCGCCGGGCCATGTGCGACTGCCGCGCGGCGCATCGATCGAGAGCCTGCCGGGCTATCGCGAAGGCGCCTGGTGGGTGCAGGACCTCGCCGCCAGCCTGCCGGCACGGCTGCTTGGCCCGGGCGAGGGGCGGCGCGTGCTGGACTTGTGCGCGGCTCCCGGCGGCAAGACGCTGCAGCTTGCTGCGGCCGGTTGGCAGGTCACCGCACTGGACGTCAGCAAACGGCGGCTAGAGCGGCTGCGCGACAATCTCGATCGCACAGGCTTGAGCGCGCAGGTGGTCACCGCCGACGCCCGGACCTGGGAGCCGGACGGCGCCTACGACGCCATCCTCCTCGATGCGCCATGCAGCGCGACCGGCACCTGCCGCCGCCATCCCGATGTGCTGCATCGCATCGGCGCGCGCCAGATCGTCGAGATGACCGAGCTGCAGGATGCGCTGCTGCAGCGGGCGAGTGGCTGGCTCGCGAGCGGCGGCACGCTGGTTTACGCCGTGTGCTCGCTGGAGCCGGAGGAAGGCGAGGCGCGCGCCATGGGCGTTGCCCTCACCCCCAACCCGATCGCAGCGGACGAACTGCCGCAGGGACTTACGCCGGGAGGCGAAGGCTGGGTGCGCACTGATCCGGGCATGTTGCGCGAGGTAGGCGGGCTCGACGGCTTCTTCATAGCGCGTTGGACCAAGCCCTAG
- a CDS encoding DUF1674 domain-containing protein gives MTQRANLQRATQRPGTFHKPAHWTDTPPPEPEAAKPEQDPDGLSPTRYGDWVQKGIAIDF, from the coding sequence ATGACCCAGCGAGCCAACCTTCAGCGAGCCACCCAGCGCCCGGGAACCTTCCACAAGCCCGCGCACTGGACCGACACGCCGCCGCCCGAGCCTGAAGCGGCCAAGCCGGAACAGGATCCCGATGGCCTCTCACCCACGCGCTATGGCGACTGGGTGCAGAAGGGCATTGCGATCGATTTCTGA
- a CDS encoding sensor domain-containing diguanylate cyclase yields MYRDPALNDEFARLAALRRLEVLDTPPEEPFENVVALIRTVLGVPMAAVSLVDADRQWFKARSGIGAQETSRAVSFCTHTVAQREPMVIPDATQDERFTDNPLVRGELNIRSYAGVPLRTSEGYNVGSLCAIDTQTREFSPAEIAILDKFARIVVDELELRRIAGRDQLTGALTRRGFVESANQEIERFRRYGRPASLAMIDIDHFKSINDTHGHPAGDTVLRQVAAVLEAAKRPNDLLGRLGGEEFAMLMPETGSEAALAAADRFREAIASASIEPAPGVHLVVTASFGVAMLSPAICDAEHWVAAADVPLYAAKRGGRNRCVAAETSAS; encoded by the coding sequence ATGTATCGAGATCCTGCGTTGAACGATGAATTCGCCCGATTGGCGGCCCTGCGTCGCCTCGAGGTGCTGGACACTCCGCCCGAAGAGCCATTTGAGAACGTGGTCGCGCTGATCCGGACGGTGCTGGGTGTTCCGATGGCCGCGGTTTCGCTGGTCGATGCGGACCGCCAATGGTTCAAGGCGCGCAGCGGCATCGGTGCCCAGGAAACCTCCCGCGCCGTGTCCTTCTGCACGCATACTGTAGCCCAGCGCGAGCCGATGGTGATCCCCGACGCGACCCAGGACGAGCGCTTCACCGACAATCCGCTCGTGCGCGGCGAGCTCAACATCCGCAGCTACGCCGGCGTGCCGCTGCGCACCTCCGAAGGGTACAACGTCGGCTCGCTCTGCGCGATCGACACGCAGACGCGCGAGTTCTCGCCGGCCGAGATCGCGATCCTCGACAAGTTCGCGCGTATCGTCGTCGACGAATTGGAACTGCGCCGCATCGCCGGGCGCGACCAGCTGACCGGGGCGCTGACCCGCCGCGGCTTCGTCGAAAGCGCGAACCAGGAGATCGAGCGGTTCCGCCGCTATGGCCGCCCGGCGAGCCTGGCGATGATCGACATCGATCATTTCAAGTCGATCAACGACACGCATGGCCATCCCGCGGGCGACACGGTGCTGCGCCAAGTCGCGGCCGTGCTCGAAGCGGCCAAGCGGCCCAACGACTTGCTCGGGCGGCTGGGCGGCGAGGAATTCGCCATGCTGATGCCCGAAACCGGGAGCGAAGCCGCCTTGGCCGCGGCAGACCGGTTCCGCGAGGCGATCGCCTCCGCCTCGATCGAGCCGGCCCCGGGCGTTCACCTGGTGGTTACGGCAAGCTTCGGCGTGGCGATGCTCAGCCCCGCAATCTGCGATGCCGAGCACTGGGTCGCCGCTGCCGACGTGCCGCTTTATGCAGCCAAGCGCGGTGGCCGCAACCGCTGCGTCGCTGCGGAGACAAGTGCTTCGTAG
- a CDS encoding murein L,D-transpeptidase family protein: MIGGRAMRTGLPIALLMVTGCSSVPSSPQPAPAPPIALQSDRADFLRVRKAARTLEAWSGSQLLLTISGIQLGPEPQGAKQFEGDGRTPEGRYRIDWRNPRSAYHLSLHVSYPNGEQVAAAREQGRSAGGLIMIHGQPNGYQGRVAGDWTDGCIAVSDREIETLWRIVPDDAQIEILP; the protein is encoded by the coding sequence ATGATCGGCGGCAGGGCGATGCGGACAGGTCTTCCCATCGCTCTGCTGATGGTGACCGGCTGCAGTTCGGTGCCGTCGTCCCCGCAACCCGCACCTGCTCCGCCAATTGCGCTCCAGAGCGACCGGGCCGACTTCCTGCGCGTGCGCAAGGCGGCGCGCACGCTGGAGGCTTGGTCGGGCTCTCAGCTGCTGCTGACAATCTCAGGCATCCAGCTCGGCCCCGAGCCGCAAGGGGCCAAGCAGTTCGAGGGCGATGGCCGCACGCCCGAGGGCCGGTACCGCATCGACTGGCGCAACCCGCGCAGCGCCTATCATCTCTCGCTCCACGTCTCCTATCCGAACGGCGAGCAGGTCGCAGCGGCGCGCGAACAAGGGCGCAGCGCCGGCGGCCTGATCATGATTCATGGTCAGCCCAACGGTTATCAGGGCCGCGTGGCCGGCGACTGGACCGATGGCTGCATCGCGGTGTCCGACCGCGAGATCGAAACCTTGTGGCGGATCGTGCCGGACGACGCGCAGATCGAAATCCTGCCCTGA
- a CDS encoding adenylosuccinate synthase: protein MANVTVIGAQWGDEGKGKIVDWLASRADAVVRFQGGHNAGHTLVVGEQVYKLSLLPSGIVTGTLSIIGNGVVLDPWALKAEVEKLEGQGVSITTENFAIADNCPLILPIHGVLDGLREAAAASGKIGTTGRGIGPAYEDKVGRRAIRVCDLAHLDALEPQLDRLCAHHDALRAGFGEPPVDRDALVAALKEIAPFVLQYAQPVWKRLNKVRKAGARILFEGAQGVLLDVDHGTYPFVTSSNTVSGTAASGSGLGPSATGFVLGIVKAYTTRVGSGPFPTELEDETGQRLGERGHEFGTVTGRKRRCGWFDAVLVRQSCAISGVTGIALTKVDVLDGFDKVRICTGYRLNGKVLDYFPSHAADQANVEPIYEEMEGWSGTTAGARSWADLPAQAIKYIQRVQELIETPVALVSTSPEREDTILVRDPFQD from the coding sequence GTGGCCAACGTAACCGTGATCGGCGCCCAGTGGGGCGATGAGGGCAAGGGCAAGATCGTCGACTGGCTGGCGAGCCGGGCCGATGCCGTGGTGCGCTTCCAGGGCGGCCACAATGCCGGGCACACGCTCGTCGTCGGCGAGCAGGTCTACAAGCTGAGCCTGCTGCCCTCGGGCATCGTCACCGGAACGCTCTCGATCATCGGCAACGGCGTGGTGCTCGATCCGTGGGCCTTGAAGGCCGAAGTCGAGAAACTCGAAGGCCAGGGCGTCTCGATCACCACCGAGAACTTTGCCATCGCCGACAATTGCCCGTTGATCCTGCCGATCCACGGCGTGCTCGACGGCCTGCGCGAGGCCGCGGCGGCCTCGGGCAAGATCGGCACCACCGGCCGCGGCATCGGCCCGGCGTATGAGGACAAGGTCGGCCGCCGCGCCATCCGCGTCTGTGATCTCGCGCACCTGGATGCGCTGGAGCCGCAACTCGATCGTCTCTGCGCCCATCACGATGCCTTGCGCGCCGGATTCGGCGAGCCGCCGGTGGACCGGGACGCGCTGGTCGCCGCGCTCAAGGAGATCGCGCCCTTCGTGCTCCAGTATGCGCAGCCGGTGTGGAAGCGGTTGAACAAGGTCCGCAAGGCCGGCGCGCGTATCCTGTTCGAAGGTGCGCAAGGCGTGCTACTCGATGTCGATCACGGCACATACCCGTTCGTCACCAGTTCCAACACGGTCAGCGGCACCGCCGCGAGCGGCTCGGGCCTGGGGCCCTCGGCAACTGGTTTCGTGCTCGGCATCGTCAAGGCCTACACCACCCGCGTCGGCTCGGGCCCGTTCCCGACCGAGCTGGAGGACGAGACCGGCCAGCGCTTGGGCGAGCGGGGCCACGAGTTCGGCACCGTCACCGGCCGCAAGCGCCGCTGCGGCTGGTTCGACGCGGTGCTGGTGCGCCAGTCTTGCGCGATCTCCGGCGTGACCGGAATCGCGCTGACCAAGGTCGACGTGCTCGATGGTTTCGACAAAGTGCGCATCTGCACCGGCTATCGATTGAATGGTAAAGTGCTGGACTACTTCCCCAGCCACGCCGCCGACCAAGCCAACGTCGAGCCGATCTACGAGGAGATGGAAGGCTGGAGCGGCACCACCGCCGGTGCGCGCTCGTGGGCGGACCTGCCAGCGCAGGCGATCAAGTACATCCAGCGCGTGCAGGAACTGATTGAGACGCCCGTCGCGCTGGTCTCCACGAGCCCCGAGCGTGAGGACACCATCCTCGTGCGCGATCCTTTCCAGGACTGA
- a CDS encoding SgcJ/EcaC family oxidoreductase — translation MTDFATAEARIRQLHALYTDAVWRKDAAAFAQCFTPDAEWRVDGSVLRGRDEIVREFERTLAGVKRVLVGYRTPYLELTGAERASGRTYVTEHYAWTLGPPTTTIARYYEYYVDGGDPWCISWRLHELLYSGPGDLTGEFYEGVGLPR, via the coding sequence ATGACCGACTTCGCCACTGCCGAGGCACGCATACGCCAGTTGCATGCGCTCTATACTGATGCGGTCTGGCGCAAGGACGCCGCCGCGTTCGCCCAATGCTTCACGCCCGATGCCGAGTGGCGCGTCGACGGCTCGGTGCTGCGGGGGCGTGACGAGATCGTGCGCGAGTTCGAGCGCACGCTGGCCGGCGTAAAGCGCGTGCTGGTCGGCTACCGCACCCCATACCTCGAATTGACCGGAGCGGAGCGCGCCAGCGGGCGGACTTACGTCACCGAGCATTACGCCTGGACCCTCGGCCCGCCCACTACGACCATCGCCCGCTATTACGAGTACTATGTTGACGGGGGCGACCCCTGGTGCATCTCGTGGCGCTTGCACGAGCTGCTCTATTCGGGCCCGGGCGATCTGACCGGCGAGTTCTACGAGGGGGTGGGTCTGCCAAGGTGA